Within Halonatronomonas betaini, the genomic segment TTTTAGTTTGAACAGAGAAGGTGCCAGGGAATTTGAGAATATAACCAGACAGCATATGGGACAACAGATGGGAGTTTATTTAGATGAAGAACAATTAACTAACCCAACTATCCAGGCTGTAATTAGAGATTCTGGTCAGATTACTGGTTATGACAGTGTTGAAGAAGCTCAGGAACATGCAATATTGATTCGTGAAGGTGCATTACCTGTTCCTGTTGAAGTAATTGAAAGTAGAACAGTTGGTCCTACTCTTGGAGCTATTGCTATTCAACAGAGTATTAGAGCAGGTTTATTGGGCTTACTTTTAGTTGCAGCTTATATCGCATTTTATTATAAATTCCCAGGTATTATTGCAGCTGCTTCTTTAATTATTTATGGTGTTTTATTTATGGGAACTCTATCAGGGTTACAGGCAGTGTTAACTTTACCTGGAATTGCTGGACTAATATTATCAATTGGTATGGCAGTAGATGCAAATATTATAATCTTTGAAAGAATAAAAGATGAGAGAAAGAGTGGAAAGACATTGAGAGCAGCTATTGATGCTGGATTCAAGAGGGCTTATATGACAATAGTTGATGCTAATGTAACTACTTTAATTACTGCCTCTATTTTAGCTTACTTTACCAGTGGAGCAATTAGAGGATTTGCTGTAACATTGATTATTGGTATTGTTTTAAGTATGTTCAATGCATTTTTTGTAACAAAAACGCTTATTGACTTGAGTTCTGGAACTAATTTGTTACAGTCTGCAAGTTCATTTGGTGTTAGGGAGGGGTAATTTCGAATGAAGTTTACTGAAAATCTTGATTTAATGTCAAAAAGAAAGTTATGGTTTACTATATCAGGTGCATTTATGGTATTAGCACTTTTATTTTTAGTCATAAGTGGCTTGAATTTAGGTATTGACTTTCAGGGTGGAAGTATAATTGAATACTCCTTTACTGAAGCAGTAGATACTGAACAGGTAAGAGGAGTATTACAGGAAATTAATATAGCTACTGAAGCTCAACTTCAGGACAGTGGAGATGCAGAAGAATATGGCGTTATTATTAGATCATCTGAACTAAGTCAGGAAGAGATTCAAGAAGTTAACGATGCTATGGCAGCAAACTTTGAAGGCACTGATTTATTGAGAAGTGAATCTATTGGAGCTGTTATAGGTGAAGAATTAAGAATGCAAGCATTATTAGCTTTATTAGTTGCTGCAATAGCAATTGTAATTTATATTAGTTTTAGATTTGAGTTTAAATTTGCAATTACTGCTTTAATGACTTTAGCCCATGATGTGGTCTTTACAATTGGGGTTTTTGCATTACTTGGTAGGGAGATAAATACAGCATTTATTGCAGCTTTATTAACTATAATTGGTTATTCAATAAATGATACTATTGTAATTTTTGATAGAATAAGAGAAAATATGAAGATCCATAAAAGGAGTTCATTTACAGAACTTGCAAATAGAGCAGTTGTTGATACTTTGCCAAGGTCAATAAACACCTCCATGACTACTTTAGTTGCTATTCTGGCAATTTATCTCTTTGGTGGAGCAGCGATACAGACATTTATGTTAGCTCTTTTTGTTGGTATGGCAGTCGGAACCTATTCATCTATATTTGTCGCCAGTCCTATTTTGGTTAGCTGGCAGGCTAAAGTTGAAACTGCAAAATAAAAACTTTAGGGGGATTTTAAATGGGTAAATTAGAAGAATTATTTTATCGTGGTATTGGTTCCCTTGATTTAACAGTTAATAAGTTAGAAGAGCTAGTTCAATCTTTAGTTGAAGAAGGAGAACTTACTAAGAAACAGGGTAAGGAACTGGTAGAACGCTGGCAAGAAAAAGGCGATGAGCAGAAAGATAAATTGGAAGATATCTTTGATGAAAAACTAGATGATTTAGGTGTTGTTAGAGTTGATGAGTTTGATAAATTAAAAGAACGGGTTGCTCGCATTGAAGGTAAATTAAGTAATATAGAAAATGGAGCATCTCAAAATAAGACAGAAATATAAAGTGGGATAATAATATGGCTTTAAATATCAGAAAAAAATATAAGCATCTTCAAAGGTATAGACAGATAAGCCAGGTGTTTGTAAAAAATGGCCTTGGATTTATTCTGGATAGATTTGACTTGAAGAAATTTGTCCCACTTAAAAAAAGATTTGAAATTAGTGAGACACCAGATGATATTAGTCTACCTGTTAGATTAAGGCAGGTATTTCAAGAATTAGGCCCAACTTATGTAAAGTTGGGCCAAATTTTGAGTACCAGGCCTGATATTTTTCCTCCTGAATATATATTAGAGTTTAAAAAGCTCCAGGATAAAGTACCTCCTGTGAGTTTTGAAAAGATAGATATGCTTTTAAAAGATGAGTTAGGCGATGATTACCAGGAAAATGTCTTTGAAACTTTTGAGGAGGAGGCTTCAGCAGGCGCTTCTATAGCTCAGACTCACAGAGCTATTTTAAGTAATGGCAATCCGGTTATGGTTAAGGTACAAAGGCCATATATCCAGGAAAAAATTAATGTTGATTTAGAAATAATTACGGACCTTGCTGAATTGGCTGTTGAAAGAAATATATTACCTGAGTTTATTGATCCAGTTGGCTTAGTTGAAGAATTCAAAGAAAGTTTGAAAAAAGAATTGAATTTTAAACAGGAATTAGCTAATATAAAAAGGTTTCAGGCAAATTTTGCAGATAATGATTCAATAATAAGCCCAAGAGTATATGAAAAATATTCAACTAAAAGGGTATTAATAATGGAAGAGATACAGGGTGAAAAATTAAGTGAAATTGAATCATATGAAAATATTGAAAATAAAAAACTTTCCAGGGTTGGAGCCCATTCATTTTTAAGACAGGTGATGATCCATGGGTTTTTCCATGCTGATCCTCATCCAGGTAATATTTTTATTATTGATGGGAATAAAATAGCCTATATTGATTTTGGTATGATGGGTCAGATATCAAGTGAGGACAGAGATTTATTTTCTTTGCTTTTTGCAGCATTATTAAGAAGAAATGTAGAAATAATTACTGATACAATTTTAGAAATTGGAGATATGCCGTCTGATTTAAATACCAGAAAGTTTAAATTAGATATAGAAGAATTTATTTATAATTATTATAATAGGAAACTAGAAGATATAAATTTTAAATTATTATTTGAAGATTTACAAAAGATTGTATTTAAGCATCATATAAGGCTTCCACAGGAGTTTTTCTTATTGTTTAGAGCTTTAAGCTTAAATGAAGGTGTTGGCGCAACCCTTGATCCTGAGTTTAATATAGTTGAAATTGGTAATGATTTTATTCAGGACCTGATTTATGATAGATTGAAACCTAATAATGTTTTTAAGAGAGCATCTTTAAAGCTCTGGAGGTTTATAAATGATATAAAAGGTTATCCTTCAGATATTTCAGAGATAATGAAAATGATTAAAGATGATAGGTTATCAATTAATTTTAAACATATGAATTTAGATAAACTTATAAAAGAGATTGATTTTGCATCTAATCGTATTTCTATTAGCATGATTATCTCAGCTCTTATTATTGGTTCTTCAATGATAATTCAATCTGAAATTGAACCTCTTTTTAGGGGGGTTCCGATTTTAGGATTTATTGGTTATTCTATGGCAGGCATAATGGGAATATGGCTTGTGATTTCTATTTTAAGATCAGGTAGATTCTAACTCTGATATAGAATATCAGAGTTTTTTTAATAGGAGAATATTTGAGCTGTGGCTAATTATATAATTGGACTTATTGTTTATAATGGTATATAATATTAATGTTGAAAATTAATTAAAGGAGGATTTATAATGAATATTGAGGAGTTTATCAGGGAGATACCAGATTTTCCTAAAGAGGGGATTTTGTTTAAGGATATTACTCCTATTCTGCATAACCCTGAAACTTATAATTATGTTATTGACAAGATGGTTGAATATTATTCTGATTTTGAAATAGATTATGTTGCTGCTATCGAAGCCAGAGGTTTTTTGTTTGGGCCTCAGATAGCAATGAGATTAAATAAAGGGTTTATTCCTATTAGAAAGCCTGGGAAATTACCTGCTGAGGTTATTTCAGCTGAATATGAATTAGAATATGGTACTAATACTATTGAAATTCATAAAGATGCAGTAAAACCAGGTGATAAAATATTATTAATTGATGATTTATTAGCTACTGGTGGAACTACTAGAGCAGCTATTAATCTAATAGAAAAACTTGAAGGTGAAGTTGTAGGGATTGGCTTCTTATTAGAATTATTAGCATTAGAAGGTAGAGCTGAATTAAAGGGGTATGATATTTACTCATTAATCAGTGATTAAATCGGTTTTTTTAAAATAGGAGAATTTTTATGGATCTTAAAAAGATAATCAAAAAAATAAATACTTATATGGAAGATCCAGATATTAATAGATTGGAAAAGGCTTTCGAACTTTGTCATTCTGCTCACAAGGGTCAATACCGTGTTTCTGGAGAACCTTACTATGAACATCCTCTTGGGGTTGCTTATATTTTATCTGAGCTTGAGTTAGATTTGACGACTATTATAGGAGCTCTTTTGCATGATGTTTTAGAGGATACTGAGATTAAAAGAGAGTATATTGTTAAAGAATTTAGTGAAGAGGTTGCACTTTTAGTAGATGGGGTAACTAAACTTACTAAGTTAGAATTTAAAACTAAAGAAGAACAGCAGGCAGAAAGTTTACGTAAAATGTTCCTGGCTATGGCTGATGATATTCGAGTTGTTTTGATTAAATTAGCTGATAGACTTCATAATATGAGAACATTAGGCTATATGAAGAAGTATAAACAGGTTGAAAAAGCTGAAGAAACTCTTGAAATTTATGCCCCTTTAGCTCATAGACTTGGTATGTCTAGAATCAAGTGGGAGCTTGAGGATTTGAGTTTTAGATATTTAAAACCTGATATGTATTATGAAATTTCAAGAAAAGTTGCTGCAAATAGAAAACAAAGAGAACAGGAAATTAAGAAAGCAATTTCTCATATAAATGATAAATTATCTGAACAGGAAATAGATGCTGAAATTTATGGAAGACCGAAACATCTATACAGTATTTATCAAAAGATGGAAAGGAAAGAAGTTGACTTTAGTGAAGTATATGATCTCACTGCTATCAGAGTGATAGTTAATTCAGTAAGGGAATGTTATGAAGTTTTAGGTGTTATTCATGACTTATGGAAACCTATGCCAGGCAGATTTAAAGATTATATTGCAATGCCTAAATCAAATATGTATCAATCACTTCATACAACAGTAATTGGGCCGAAAGGAGATCCCCTGGAGGTTCAGATTAGGACTCCTGAGATGCATAGAACAGCAGAATACGGTATTGCAGCTCACTGGAGGTATAAAGAAGGGGATAATGACAATGAAGAGTTTGAAGAAAAACTATCCTGGTTAAGACAGCTGCTAGAATGGCAAAAAGATCTACAGGAACCTCATGAATTTATTGAGACATTAAAGATTGATTTATTTGAGGATGAAGTATTTGTTTTTACTCCTCAGGGTGATGTTGTTTCACTTCCAAGAGGAGGTACTCCTGTTGATTTTGCATATAACATTCATACAGAAGTAGGTCATAATTGTGTAGGAGCTAAAGTGAATGGCAAAATAGTTCCTTTAGAATATAAGTTAGATAACGGTGATTTTGTTGAAATATTAACTTCAAATAGCAGTACAGGACCAACAAGGGATTGGTTAAACTTTGTAAAAACCTCAAGAGCTAGAAGTAAAATAAAACGCTGGTTCAAACAGCAACAAAAAGAGCAGATTGTTGCAAATGGAAAGAAGACATTATTTGATTATCTTGATAAAGAAAAAGTAGAGATTCCTGATTCAGAGAGAAATAAGATTATAAAAGATCTTGCAAAAAGTTTAGGGAGAGATAATCCAGAATCTTTATATGAGGCAATTGGTTATGATCAAATAGCTTTAAAACAGGTGCTAAAACAATTACCTGATAAATATAAGCAAAAAGATGAATTACAGGATTTAATTACAACTCCTAAAAAGAAAAGTCCTGATAAAGGCATTCAGGTTAAAGAAATGGATGATATATTAGTAAGGGTTGCACAGTGTTGTAATCCAGTTCCTGGAGATGATATAATTGGTTATATAACAAGGGGGCGAGGTGTATCTGTTCATAGATCCGATTGTCCAAATCTTAAGAGTTTAGATAATGAAGATAGGTTTATTGAGGTAAGATGGAATAATCAGAGATCTGATTCATATCAAGTAGATTTAGTTATTAAAGCTGTTAATAAATCTGCATTATTAAATGATATTACAAGTTTAATATCCAATGAGAAAATAGAATTGCATTCAGTTATAGCTAATAGTAATAAGTATAATCAAGCATATGTGAAAATAACTGTTGAATTAAGTAGTAGAGAGCATATGAATGATCTCATAAGAAAAATAGAGAATATATCTGGTGTTTTATCGGTTAGTAGGGCAAAACCTAGTTGATTTTAAAATATACAGGAGGTAATTTATGAGGGCTGTTGTTCAGAGAGTACTTGAATCTAAAGTAGAAGTTGATAATGAGATAATTGGATCGATTAATGAGGGTTTATGCATTTTACTGGGTGTAGGAGAAGAAGATAGCAAAGATGATGTAGATTATCTTGTTGATAAGATTGTTAATTTAAGAGTGTTTGATGATAAAGAAGGAAAGATGAATTTGTCAGCAAAAGATCTAGATAAAGAGATTTTAATAGTTTCTCAATTCACTCTTTTTGGCGATTGCAGGTCAGGCAGAAGGCCAGGTTACAGTCAGGCAGCTTCCCCAGAGAAGGCAGAAAAACTATATAATTACTTTATAAATAAGGTTAAAGAGACTGGGCTTGATTATGCCCATGGTGAATTTAAAGCTTATATGAATTTGACTTTAAATAATGATGGTCCAGTGACTTTATTGCTAGATAGTAAAAAAGAGTTTTAGATTAATTTGCTGGGGGTGATTTAAAAATCGATTATATAAGATTTGCTTTTAATATGAATTCAGTAAATGGTTATTTGATCTGGGATTTAAATGAAGCTATTGTTATTGATCCTGGTTCTAAAAAAGAAGTTTTTGAAATAAAAAATAAAATTGAAGAATTTGATTTAAATTTAAAATATATCATTAATACCCATAGTCACTTTGATCATATTGGGGGAAATGAATTTTTAAAAAATAACTTTAATGTAAAATTAGGAATTAGGAGTAAGGAAGCAGAAAACCTTTCTGACCCAGAAAAGAATTTATCAAAATATATGGGAATTGAAATCATAAGCCCAAGTGCTGACTTTTTTCTTGAATCAAAGGATAATTTAATTATTGGAGATAGTAAGTTTGATATAATTTATTGTCCAGGTCATAGCCCTGGGAGTATAAGTCTTTATAATGAAGATGATGGGTTATTATTTAGTGGAGATACAATTTTTAAGCATGGAGTAGGAAGAACTGATCTTCCTGGCGGCAATAAGGATAAGCTGAATAGTTCAATTAATAATTTAATTGAACTTTCAGATGATACTAAAGTATATCCTGGACATGGTCCAGAAACAACTATTAAAGAATTTAAAGAATATTATTTTTAATAGATTAATAGGAGGTATTTATATTAATGTTTAATGAATTGAGAAAAAATAGTAAATTTGTTGTTTATTTAGTTGTATTAGCTTTTGCTATAACAGGTGCTTTTATGGGTTATGGCGCTTACATGGGTGGAGGCTCAGGCGGAGGCCAGCAGCAATCAATGGACGTTGATGATGCTATTGCTTCTGTAAATGGCAATGAAATTTCACGTCAACAGTATTTTAATATGTTACAGAATTATGCTCAACAGACTGCACAGTTTTCAAGAACACAGATGTTACCATTTAGATTGAGTATTTTAAATTCTATTATTGAAGAGAGGTTATTACAACTAGAATCACAGGAGCGAGACATTAGTGTAGAGGTTGGTGAAGAAGAGGTTGAAGAGGCGATAAATCAAGTATTAGAACAGAATCAATTAAGTATGGAAGAACTTGAAGAGTTAATGGCTAATCAAGGTTTCACAATAGAAGACTTTAGGGACAGCATACGAGCATCTATTCAACAGCAAAACTTAGTGGAAGCTACTATTGAAGATATTCAAGGAGAAGTAGATGTTGATGATGATTTAGTTGATGAAAGGTTAAATGAAAATTATTCTCAGGAAGAAATTGATGAAATGTCTGAAGAAGAATTAGAATCAACTAAAAGCGAAATAAGGGATAACTTGATTGCTGAATTAGAAGAAGAAAAGTTTGAAGAATGGTTACAAGAAGCCAGAAATAATGCTGAAATTGAAATTTATGATGCTGCTTTAAGAGGTATGAGGTATTATCAGAATGATGATTATGCCAGTGCCAGAGAAAGTTTTTATGAAGCAGTTGAAATGCAGAATGACCCTGCATTATATATTTATCTAGCAGAAAGCTATTTCTATGATGGTGATTTTGATAATGCAATAGTTACAATGGAAACAGCGATGGAAGAGCATCCTGAAAGCTGGGAAGTTGCATACCATTTTGGAGAGTTGTTTAGAGAAGAAGGAGATCTTGATGAAGCTACAGAAAAATATGATCTTGCGTCAGAATATGCTGGTGATAATTTAATGGCAAGGTATCAATTAAATCTAGCTTTTAACGAATTAGGTGATGAAGAGCGTGCTTCAGAAGAAATGAATAAATTTATAGAATTACAACAGGATATGCAGGGAATGGGGACAGATGAAGCTTTACCCCCTGCCGATGAAGACGTAGAAGAGCTGGATGCTGAAGATCTTGAAGAACTTGAAGCAGAAGATCTAGAGACTGATGAAGATGTTGAAATAGAAGGCGATTTATAAAAGTAGATAGTTTATATTGAAAGGAAGGATTTATTTATGACTATTAATGCTCCCCGGGGGACAAATGATATTTTGCCCCCGGACTCTTTTAAATGGCAATATTTAGAAGAAAAAGCGAAAGAGATATGCAGAAAGTATAATTATAAAGAGATAAGAACTCCAATATTTGAATCTACGGATCTATTTATTCGAGGAATTGGAGAGTCGACTGATATTGTTGAGAAAGAGATGTATACTTTTAAAGATAAAGGTGGAAGAAGTATTACTTTAAGACCAGAGGGTACTGCTCCTGTAGTAAGGTCTTTTATTGAAAATAAGCTTTATGGTAAGGCTTTACCTTTTAAGTTTTTTTATTCAGGGCCAATGTTCAGATATGAGCGGCCACAGGCTGGAAGATATAGACAATTCCACCAGTTTGGGGTTGAAGTATTAGGGAGCGATAATCCTTTAGTTGATGTTGAGATTATTAAATTAGGTATTGACTTTTTAAAAGAAGTTGGATTATCTGATTTTTTCGTTGAAATAAACTCTGTTGGATGTAAAGAATGTCGACCACCTTATTTGGAAAAATTAAAAAATTATTTTTCTGAAGTTAATCAAGAGTTATGTGGTGATTGTAAAAGAAGAATTGAAACTAATCCTTTAAGGGTACTTGATTGTAAAGTCGAAAGTTGTCAGGAGATTATTAAAGACGCCCCTAAAATAACTGATAACTTATGTGATAAATGTAAAGATGATTTTGAAAAAGTTAAAAATGGGCTGAATACTTTAAAGATTGAATATCGAGAAGTACCTACTCTTGTGAGAGGTTTAGATTATTACACAAATACAGCTTTTGAAATAAAATCAGATGAGCTTGGTTCACAGGATGCAATCTTTGCTGGTGGTCGTTATAACGGTTTAATTGAAGAAATTGGAGATAGAGATATCCCTGGAGTTGGTTTTGCTCTAGGCCTTGAGCGTTTAGAAATCTTATTAGAGGGCAAGGAATTAGATATAGAATCAGGGATTGATATTTATATTGTAACTATTGGAGAAAGTGCAGAAAGAGAAGGTTTTAAGTATTTAAATCAATTAAGAGAATCCGGGATTTCTGCTGATAAGGATTATTTTGGCCGGAGTGTTAAAAGTCAAATGAAAGATGCTGATAGAAAAAATAGTAATTACACAATTATTCTAGGTAATGAAGAACTTGAATCTGGCCAGGCTACATTAAGAAACATGAAAAGTGGAGAAGAATTTTCTGTAGTTTTAAGTGAATTATCAGAAAAGGTTAGTGATTTATTAGATAATTAGTATATGTTAGGAGTGACAAGATGGAATCCAATGTTATTGAGAAATTTAGAAGCAATAAAAATATAGAAATAAATAAAGATTTTATTGGAGAAAAAGTAGTTGTATGTGGTTGGGTACAAAAACGAAGAGATCATGGTTCATTAATATTCATAGATATTAGAGATAGAAGTGGAATAGTTCAGGCTGTATTCGATCAGTCTATATCTAAAAATGCCTTTAAGATTGCTGATGAATTACGATCTGAATATGTTATAAAAATTGAAGGTGAAGTGAGAGCAAGACCTGATGATAATATTAATCCAGAAATGTCTACAGGTGAGATTGAGCTAGAAGGTCATGATATTGAAATACTGGCTGAATCAGAAACACCACCATTTTTAATTGAAGATAATGCAGATGTTGGTGAAGATTTAAGATTAGAATATAGATATCTTGATTTAAGAAGGCCAGAAATGAAGAATGCTTTAAAAATAAAACACCTTGTAATGCAAAAAACCAGACAGTTTTTAACTGAGAGAGGTTATTGGGAAGTAGAGACTCCTATTTTAACCAGGAGTACTCCAGAAGGTGCAAGAGATTACCTGGTTCCAAGCAGAGTAAATAAAGGCAAGTTTTATGCATTACCACAATCACCTCAATTATTTAAGCAACTTTTAATGTCATCTGGAGTAGAGAAATATTTTCAGATTGCTAGATGTTTTAGGGACGAGGATCTAAGAGCTAATAGACAGCCTGAGTTTACCCAAATAGATATTGAAATGTCATTTTTCGAACAGGACAGATTTATGTCAGAGATGGAAGAGTTAGTAAGAGATATTTTTTCTATTGGTGATATTAAAGTTGATTTAAACTTCGACAGAATTACTTATAAAGAGGCCATGGATAATTATGGGAGCGATAGTCCTGATACAAGATTTGGCATGAAAATAAAAGATTTATCTGAGATATTTACTGAGAGTAAATTCAATGTATTTAGAAATATTGTAAATAGTAGTGGAACAGTTAGAGGTATTAAAGTAACTGGTGGAGCTGAATTTAGCAGAGGTCAGGTAGATAAGTTAGAAGATATCGTTAAGACTTATGGTGCAAAAGGATTAGCCTGGTTTGCATTTAACGAAGAAGAAGTAAAATCACCAATTGCTAAATTTTTATCTGAGGATGAAATTAACAGTTTAAAAGAAAAACTTGAAATAGAAAATAATGATCTTGCATTATTAGTTGCTGCTGATTATAAAACCTCAGTAACTGCACTTGGACAATTAAGGCTTCATTTAGGCAAAAAGTTAAATTTAATACCTGAAAATAAATTTGATTTTTTATGGGTTGTGGACTTTCCTTTATTTCATTACAATGATGAAGAAGATAGACTTGAATCAGAACACCATCCATTTACTGCACCTAAAGTAGAAGATATTGAGCTTTTAGATAAAGAACCACTTAATGTTAGGGCTGCAGCTTATGATATGGTTTTAAATGGTGAAGAGATTGGAGGAGGTAGTAAGAGGATACATAGAAGGAATATTCAGGAGAAAGTTTTTAGATTGTTGAATATTTCTGAAGAGGAAGCTGAAGAGAAGTTTGGCTTTTTATTAAAAGCATTAGCATATGGAACTCCTCCCCATGGTGGAGTAGCCTTTGGGTTGGATAGAATAATTATGATTTTAACTGGTAAAAACTCTATAAGAGATGTAATTGCATTTCCTAAAAATCAAAAAGCCGGTTCATTATTAACTAAAGCTCCTGGAGAAGTTAGTAAAAGCCAACTTGATGAACTAGGAATTAAATTGGATATCTAATACCCTATAAAGCTTGCATTAAAAGCATTTATGTGGTATTATAATTAAAGAAATATTAGGTTCTGCCATGTGCGTGATGGTTAAAAATTTTGACCAACACTTACACATAGGGAGCCTGGACTCTACTTGCGGCGTAAAAGCCTTAAATGGACTTACAAACCGAGTAGGAGGGCACCCACCTGGCAGACAGGGATCAAAATTTAAAATCCACACGGCATGGCGGGACTTTATTTCTACTGATTGGGATACCAATCAGTTTTTTTGTTTATTATATATAAGAATCTTTTGCATAAAGCCTTCCTTTTTGGTATTATAAATTCAGGTGAATAAAATGAGTAAAAATAATTTGAGAAATAAATTTATGATTAGAAGAGAGAATTTAAGTGATGATAAAGTTGAATGTAAGAGCCAAAAGATAATTAGCAAATTTTTAGGGTCTGATTTTTATAAGGATAATAATATGATTTTTATTTATGTCTCTTATAAAAATGAAGTTCAAACTCATGATTTGATTAAGAAAATGATTAATGATAATAAAGAGGTTTATGTTCCTCATCCAAACCCTGAAACAAAGGAGATGGAAGCAGTATTAATAAGGGATTTTAACGATTTAACTGAAGGTGCTTATGGAATTCTTGAACCACTTGACTCTAAATCCAGGATTGAACCATCTTTATTAGATGTAATTATTGTGCCTGGGCTGGTTTTTTCTTTAAAAGGTTTCAGAATTGGTTATGGTGGGGGTTTTTATGATAGGTTTTTAGAAAGAGCTAATCAAAGTAAAAGTGCCCCTTTAAAAGTAAGTTTTGCTTATAATGAATTTATTATTGATGAAGTCCCAACTAATCAGTATGATCTTCCAGTTGATTTTATTATTACTGAGAATAAAATAGTCAAATGTAAAGAACATAGGAGCTAATAAAATGGATTTATTTTCTAATAAACAGAAGAATAATGATAAAGCTAAGCCACTGGCTTATAGAATGCGTCCAGAAAATTTTTCTGAAATATATGGTCAGGAAGATATTATAGGCGAGGGTAAATTATTAAGAAGGATGATTGAGTCTGATAGGCTACAGTCATTAATATTATATGGGCCACCTGGTAGTGGTAAAACTAGTCTGGCAAAGATAATTGCTGACCATACTGATTCTGATTTTGTGAAACTTAATGCAGTTACATCAGGTGTAAAAGATTTAAGAGAAGTAATTAAAAAGGGCGAAAATAATATTAAGTTATATAATCAAAGAACGATTTTATTTATAGATGAAATTCACAGGTTTAACAAGTCTCAGCAGGATGCATTACTACCATCTGTTGAAGAAGGTATAATTATTATGATAGGTGCAACAACCGAGAACCCTTATTTTGAAGTTAATTCTCCCTTATTATCAAGAAGCAGGGTCTTTAAATTAGAATCTTTGAAAAAAGAAGATATTAAAAAAATTATAAAACAGGCTTTAAAAGATAATAAGAATGGTTTAGGTGAGTATAAGATAAATATTGATGAAGAAGCAATTGATTTTTTGGCAGACAGGGCAAATGGAGACGCCAGGGTAGCTTTGAATGGTCTTGAAATAGCTGTTTTTTCTACTTCAACAGATAGTAAAGGTGAAATAGTTCTAGATAAA encodes:
- a CDS encoding 5-formyltetrahydrofolate cyclo-ligase — protein: MSKNNLRNKFMIRRENLSDDKVECKSQKIISKFLGSDFYKDNNMIFIYVSYKNEVQTHDLIKKMINDNKEVYVPHPNPETKEMEAVLIRDFNDLTEGAYGILEPLDSKSRIEPSLLDVIIVPGLVFSLKGFRIGYGGGFYDRFLERANQSKSAPLKVSFAYNEFIIDEVPTNQYDLPVDFIITENKIVKCKEHRS
- a CDS encoding replication-associated recombination protein A, whose amino-acid sequence is MDLFSNKQKNNDKAKPLAYRMRPENFSEIYGQEDIIGEGKLLRRMIESDRLQSLILYGPPGSGKTSLAKIIADHTDSDFVKLNAVTSGVKDLREVIKKGENNIKLYNQRTILFIDEIHRFNKSQQDALLPSVEEGIIIMIGATTENPYFEVNSPLLSRSRVFKLESLKKEDIKKIIKQALKDNKNGLGEYKINIDEEAIDFLADRANGDARVALNGLEIAVFSTSTDSKGEIVLDKEIIAESLQEKIVKYDKAGDRHYDVISAFIKSIRGSDPDAALYWLALMLEAGEDPMFIGRRLIVHASEDIGMADPGALQIAVSAVRALEYIGMPEARIPLAQATIHLATAPKSNSVIEGIDKALKFVRNNDYNEVPIHLRDSHYSGSKDLNHGDNYKYPHNYENNYIEQNYLPEKYRNIELYHPDVQGREKKIKDFLDNLKKDDNGGDLSG
- the aspS gene encoding aspartate--tRNA ligase, which gives rise to MESNVIEKFRSNKNIEINKDFIGEKVVVCGWVQKRRDHGSLIFIDIRDRSGIVQAVFDQSISKNAFKIADELRSEYVIKIEGEVRARPDDNINPEMSTGEIELEGHDIEILAESETPPFLIEDNADVGEDLRLEYRYLDLRRPEMKNALKIKHLVMQKTRQFLTERGYWEVETPILTRSTPEGARDYLVPSRVNKGKFYALPQSPQLFKQLLMSSGVEKYFQIARCFRDEDLRANRQPEFTQIDIEMSFFEQDRFMSEMEELVRDIFSIGDIKVDLNFDRITYKEAMDNYGSDSPDTRFGMKIKDLSEIFTESKFNVFRNIVNSSGTVRGIKVTGGAEFSRGQVDKLEDIVKTYGAKGLAWFAFNEEEVKSPIAKFLSEDEINSLKEKLEIENNDLALLVAADYKTSVTALGQLRLHLGKKLNLIPENKFDFLWVVDFPLFHYNDEEDRLESEHHPFTAPKVEDIELLDKEPLNVRAAAYDMVLNGEEIGGGSKRIHRRNIQEKVFRLLNISEEEAEEKFGFLLKALAYGTPPHGGVAFGLDRIIMILTGKNSIRDVIAFPKNQKAGSLLTKAPGEVSKSQLDELGIKLDI